Proteins from one Deinococcus sp. AB2017081 genomic window:
- a CDS encoding PaaI family thioesterase, translating to MSDLPTTAALNALGEGRLPGLIGIEFTHVERGLIRAALAVRDELLAPNGFLHAASVVALADTACGYGTRLLLPEGAGFTTIELKSNHLGTARSGTITCEARAVHAGRSTQVWDAEVRDPAGKVMALFRCTQAVLHPR from the coding sequence ATGTCCGACCTGCCCACCACCGCTGCACTGAACGCCCTGGGCGAGGGCCGCCTGCCCGGCCTGATCGGGATCGAGTTCACGCATGTGGAGCGTGGACTGATCCGCGCCGCACTGGCCGTGCGGGACGAGCTCCTGGCCCCGAACGGCTTCCTGCACGCGGCCAGTGTGGTCGCACTGGCCGACACCGCGTGCGGCTACGGCACCCGGCTGCTCCTGCCGGAGGGAGCGGGCTTCACGACCATCGAGCTCAAGAGCAACCATCTGGGTACTGCCCGCAGCGGCACCATCACCTGCGAGGCCCGCGCCGTCCATGCCGGGCGCAGTACCCAGGTCTGGGATGCCGAGGTGCGCGACCCGGCCGGCAAGGTCATGGCGCTGTTCCGCTGCACCCAGGCCGTGCTGCACCCGCGTTAG
- a CDS encoding peptidoglycan DD-metalloendopeptidase family protein produces MIRRVLLLTALLCPWAGAYTVKPGDTLYSIARTYRTTVAQLQALNGLSGTALTVGQTLKVGTGTPPAASTPPSATSRPGLPPPLPAEQLAPTDATARIAGVDIAVPASLRMGEAFAVRLSGARAAQATVRFPSEVGEDVREPDEVLTPTGAAGAYRVLGRVVLGKTTPVVYEVRVGSEYVRGRIPVTGLDQRIQHLNLPPRITGVLTDPARQAEEAAVERAYALRTPQAWTQPFAPALRGVTPTSSSFGQPRTYSAGGPVAYHFGTDYPAPTGTAVLAVNDGTVVFAGKVPVRGNLVIIDHGAGVTSLYFHQSRVDVKAGQRVRRGDRVGAVGTTGLSAGPHLHLELRVRGEGTSPAGWMGRLWPR; encoded by the coding sequence ATGATCCGCCGCGTCCTGCTGCTCACCGCCCTGCTGTGCCCCTGGGCCGGGGCCTACACCGTCAAACCCGGCGACACGCTGTACTCGATCGCGCGCACGTACCGCACGACCGTGGCGCAGCTCCAGGCGCTCAACGGTCTGAGCGGAACCGCACTGACCGTGGGGCAGACCCTGAAGGTCGGTACTGGAACCCCGCCTGCGGCCAGCACGCCGCCCTCGGCGACCAGCAGGCCGGGCCTGCCGCCCCCACTGCCGGCCGAGCAGCTCGCCCCGACCGACGCCACCGCCCGGATCGCCGGGGTCGACATCGCGGTTCCCGCCAGCCTGCGCATGGGCGAGGCCTTCGCGGTGCGGCTCAGCGGCGCCCGTGCCGCGCAGGCCACGGTGCGCTTTCCCAGCGAGGTCGGCGAGGACGTGCGTGAGCCGGATGAGGTGCTGACGCCGACCGGGGCGGCCGGGGCGTACCGGGTGCTGGGCCGCGTGGTGCTGGGCAAGACCACGCCGGTCGTGTACGAGGTACGGGTTGGCAGCGAATACGTGCGTGGGCGCATTCCCGTGACCGGCCTGGATCAGCGCATCCAGCATCTGAACCTGCCGCCCCGGATCACGGGCGTCCTGACCGATCCCGCCCGCCAGGCCGAGGAGGCCGCCGTCGAGCGGGCCTACGCCCTGCGGACGCCGCAGGCGTGGACGCAGCCCTTTGCCCCGGCCCTGCGGGGGGTCACCCCGACCTCCAGCTCCTTCGGGCAGCCTCGCACGTACTCGGCGGGCGGGCCGGTCGCGTACCACTTCGGCACGGACTATCCCGCGCCCACCGGCACGGCCGTCCTGGCCGTGAATGACGGTACGGTCGTGTTCGCCGGGAAGGTGCCGGTGCGCGGCAATCTGGTGATCATCGACCACGGGGCGGGCGTGACGAGTCTGTATTTCCACCAGAGCCGCGTGGACGTGAAGGCCGGGCAGCGTGTCCGGCGTGGCGACCGGGTGGGCGCGGTCGGCACGACCGGCCTGAGTGCGGGGCCCCACCTGCACCTCGAACTCCGGGTGCGCGGCGAGGGCACCAGCCCGGCCGGCTGGATGGGCCGCCTGTGGCCGCGCTGA
- the dtd gene encoding D-aminoacyl-tRNA deacylase, with translation MRAAVQRVSRAVCRVDGEVTGETGPGLLVFLGVAPGDDGAAAARLAARIAKLRVFGDDRGRMNHSVTDMGGGILSISQFTLYADTRSGNRPSFLGAAPPEQARAVYASFNAALRALGLPVGEGVFGAHMVIDATNDGPVTLILEQD, from the coding sequence GTGCGGGCCGCCGTTCAGCGCGTGAGCCGGGCCGTGTGCCGGGTGGACGGCGAGGTCACCGGAGAGACCGGGCCGGGGCTGCTCGTGTTCCTGGGCGTCGCGCCGGGCGACGACGGCGCGGCGGCCGCCCGTCTGGCAGCCCGCATTGCGAAGCTCCGCGTGTTCGGGGACGACCGTGGCCGGATGAACCACTCGGTGACCGACATGGGCGGCGGGATCCTGAGCATCAGCCAGTTCACGCTGTATGCCGACACGCGGTCGGGCAACCGGCCCAGTTTCCTGGGGGCCGCCCCCCCAGAGCAGGCCCGCGCCGTCTACGCGAGCTTCAACGCCGCCCTGCGTGCCCTGGGGCTCCCGGTGGGCGAGGGGGTGTTCGGGGCCCACATGGTCATCGACGCCACGAACGACGGCCCGGTCACCCTCATCCTGGAGCAGGACTGA
- a CDS encoding DUF1844 domain-containing protein, translating to MPHPDFIGLVHSLQATAEAALGDLNAATASAARDGLLAEGRAEQTARRSLTLLTMLAEKTRGNLDLTEAEVLTGAIGALRARLNH from the coding sequence ATGCCGCATCCCGACTTCATCGGACTCGTCCACTCGCTGCAGGCCACGGCCGAGGCCGCGCTGGGCGACCTGAACGCCGCCACCGCCAGCGCGGCCCGCGACGGCCTGCTCGCCGAGGGCCGCGCGGAACAGACCGCCCGCCGCAGCCTGACGCTGCTGACCATGCTGGCCGAGAAGACCCGTGGCAACCTCGACCTGACCGAGGCCGAGGTGCTGACCGGGGCCATCGGCGCCCTGCGTGCCCGGCTGAACCACTGA
- a CDS encoding C40 family peptidase, translating to MNVSRALLTAAALCLSTASAATYTVKTGDTLYSIARALNTDAVTLMKLNRLNSSTIAVGQRLQTGTAAPSPAQPAPTPAAAPARAGGAFMKTAATRYLGIRYVLGGTGGGGIDCSGFTLRVFQQMGISLPRTAAAQWAMGTPVSRRDLRAGDLVFFNTMGRTASHVGIYLGDGMMAGANSYYGKTMVEPLFSNQYWASRYDGARRVLN from the coding sequence ATGAATGTCTCCCGTGCCCTGCTGACCGCCGCCGCCCTGTGCCTGTCCACCGCCAGCGCCGCCACGTACACCGTCAAGACCGGTGACACCCTGTACTCGATCGCACGGGCCTTGAACACCGATGCGGTCACGCTCATGAAGCTCAACAGGCTGAACAGCAGCACCATCGCGGTCGGTCAGCGACTGCAGACCGGGACGGCCGCGCCCAGCCCGGCACAGCCGGCCCCCACACCCGCCGCCGCACCTGCCCGTGCTGGCGGCGCGTTCATGAAGACGGCCGCCACCCGGTACCTGGGGATCCGCTACGTGCTGGGGGGAACAGGCGGCGGCGGGATCGACTGCAGCGGCTTCACGCTGCGCGTGTTCCAGCAGATGGGCATCTCCCTGCCGCGCACCGCTGCGGCCCAGTGGGCCATGGGCACCCCGGTCAGCCGGCGTGACCTGCGGGCCGGGGATCTGGTCTTCTTCAACACCATGGGCCGTACCGCCAGCCACGTGGGCATCTACCTGGGTGACGGCATGATGGCCGGCGCCAACTCGTACTACGGCAAGACCATGGTCGAGCCGCTGTTCAGCAACCAGTACTGGGCCAGCCGCTACGACGGAGCCCGGCGCGTCCTGAACTGA
- a CDS encoding outer membrane lipoprotein carrier protein LolA, protein MTIRPHLLTSLVAALIGVSHAQTAQDIVNRVDATQRNSKDISFRLAGTASLDTAQQKLDLLVKTIPAQNLIRVQFAAPDALADNIVVADKTEVRQYLYLTNQITVTSAAKAAGNAGLTGLDFTQLGNTAAMLSSYNVKLLGSTGAAGKRIFQLEATPKSGQDSRTLVWISEAGWRPTRLQVNNAAGKTIADLTVSAFKTNAGLTAATLRQLPKDAQVIRQ, encoded by the coding sequence ATGACCATCAGACCCCACCTCCTGACTTCCCTCGTGGCTGCGCTGATCGGTGTGAGCCACGCCCAGACCGCACAGGACATCGTGAACCGCGTCGACGCCACCCAGAGGAACTCCAAGGACATCTCCTTCCGGCTGGCCGGCACGGCGTCCCTGGATACCGCCCAGCAGAAACTCGACCTGCTGGTCAAGACCATTCCCGCGCAGAACCTGATCCGCGTCCAGTTCGCCGCCCCCGACGCGCTGGCCGACAACATCGTGGTGGCCGACAAGACTGAGGTTCGGCAGTACCTGTACCTGACCAACCAGATCACGGTGACCAGTGCCGCTAAGGCTGCCGGGAACGCCGGGCTGACCGGTCTGGACTTCACGCAGCTGGGCAACACGGCGGCGATGCTCAGCTCGTACAACGTGAAGCTGCTGGGCAGCACCGGCGCGGCCGGCAAGCGCATCTTCCAGCTGGAGGCCACGCCCAAGTCGGGTCAAGACAGCCGCACGCTGGTGTGGATCAGCGAGGCGGGGTGGCGTCCGACCCGCCTCCAGGTCAACAACGCGGCCGGCAAGACGATCGCTGACCTGACCGTGTCGGCCTTCAAGACCAACGCCGGGCTGACAGCGGCCACCCTGCGCCAGCTGCCGAAAGATGCCCAGGTGATCCGGCAGTAG
- a CDS encoding LEA type 2 family protein, translated as MRRSPTMLLAALPLSAVALTACAPTQIIQVPTVTVQSVRLTRLSLPGGFGGTPVADLTLNLRVGNPNPIALRMANIASDVIIDGSTVGRVNLPNVGVPARGTADQVANVSIPVTLNTAASFLKIARGQLVTYRLDGGFTADLGPLGLQNFGPFTLSQGQWKQEPILPF; from the coding sequence ATGCGCCGCTCCCCGACGATGCTCCTCGCCGCCCTGCCCCTGAGTGCCGTGGCCCTGACGGCGTGTGCCCCCACCCAGATCATCCAGGTGCCCACCGTGACGGTGCAGAGCGTGCGCCTGACCCGCCTGTCGCTGCCGGGCGGCTTCGGCGGTACCCCCGTGGCCGACCTCACGTTGAACCTACGGGTGGGCAATCCCAACCCCATCGCGCTGCGGATGGCGAACATCGCCTCGGACGTGATCATCGACGGGAGCACGGTGGGCCGGGTGAACCTGCCGAACGTGGGCGTGCCGGCACGCGGCACGGCCGATCAGGTGGCGAACGTGTCGATCCCGGTGACGCTGAACACCGCCGCCTCGTTCCTGAAGATTGCCCGTGGGCAGCTCGTCACGTACCGGCTGGATGGCGGCTTCACCGCCGACCTGGGTCCGCTGGGCCTCCAGAATTTCGGGCCGTTCACGCTGTCGCAGGGGCAGTGGAAGCAGGAACCGATCCTGCCGTTCTGA
- a CDS encoding amidase, protein MTTPPTDDPQRAWAYRPEQPLVGTPGGPLDGLTFSVKDLYGVPGWPLHASTRAPVPDPGNSTLVARLLELGATATGKTHLHEIALGITGMNGHGGTTHPHEPSRVPGGSSSGAAVSVALGQVDFALGTDTGGSIRVPAAWCGVVGFKPTKGHPAWSTDGVLPLSWTCDHAGPLARDVATVARVHRALTGSTFSPQDWNGVRVGLWLPAGWTDDPVHAAVTSYAHELETRGATVQPVTFPEVLDAYSPIVLSEAAHVHADALRQDDPGFLPFTLGALRQGQAIKEAEYRAAFDRRAAYGALLDGLLTAYDVLLAPAVPTPPPLIGQDEVDIGDGRVPLRRAVLRLTAPFSLLGAPTLALPSAAPFVGVQLVGRHGQDDRLLGLGLALEAGK, encoded by the coding sequence ATGACCACACCGCCCACCGACGACCCGCAGCGTGCGTGGGCCTACCGCCCGGAGCAGCCCCTTGTCGGCACTCCGGGCGGCCCGCTGGACGGCCTGACCTTCAGCGTCAAGGATCTGTACGGAGTGCCCGGCTGGCCGCTGCACGCCAGCACCCGCGCCCCGGTGCCCGATCCCGGCAACAGTACGCTGGTCGCCCGCCTGCTGGAACTGGGAGCCACCGCCACCGGCAAGACCCACCTGCACGAAATCGCCCTGGGCATCACGGGCATGAACGGCCACGGCGGCACCACCCACCCGCACGAGCCCTCGCGGGTGCCCGGCGGGAGTTCCAGTGGCGCGGCCGTGAGCGTGGCCCTGGGTCAGGTCGATTTTGCCCTGGGCACCGACACGGGGGGCAGTATCCGGGTGCCGGCGGCGTGGTGCGGCGTGGTGGGGTTCAAGCCCACGAAGGGCCACCCGGCGTGGAGCACGGACGGCGTCCTGCCCCTGTCGTGGACATGCGACCACGCGGGGCCGCTGGCGCGGGACGTGGCGACGGTCGCGCGGGTGCACAGGGCGCTGACCGGGAGCACCTTCAGTCCACAGGACTGGAACGGCGTGCGGGTCGGCCTGTGGCTGCCGGCGGGCTGGACGGACGACCCCGTACACGCGGCCGTGACCTCCTACGCCCACGAACTGGAGACGCGCGGCGCGACCGTCCAGCCTGTCACCTTCCCCGAGGTGCTGGACGCCTACTCCCCCATCGTCCTGTCCGAGGCCGCCCACGTCCACGCCGACGCGCTGCGGCAGGACGACCCCGGCTTCCTGCCCTTCACGCTGGGGGCGCTGCGGCAAGGGCAGGCGATCAAGGAGGCCGAGTACCGCGCCGCCTTCGATCGCCGCGCCGCGTATGGGGCTCTGCTGGACGGCCTGTTGACCGCCTACGACGTGCTGCTGGCCCCCGCCGTGCCCACCCCGCCCCCGCTGATCGGCCAGGACGAGGTCGACATCGGTGACGGCCGCGTGCCCCTGCGCCGCGCCGTACTGCGCCTGACCGCGCCGTTCAGCCTGCTCGGGGCACCCACCCTGGCCCTGCCCAGCGCGGCCCCGTTCGTCGGCGTGCAGCTGGTCGGACGGCACGGGCAGGACGACCGCCTGCTGGGCCTGGGCCTTGCGCTGGAGGCCGGGAAGTGA
- the miaB gene encoding tRNA (N6-isopentenyl adenosine(37)-C2)-methylthiotransferase MiaB, producing MVTTRAHLITYGCQMNEYDTHLVQSQLVSLGADIVSSVDEADVVLINTCAVRGKPVEKVRSLLGDLRKIKARRPLVIGLMGCLAQLDEGQQIARAFGVDIVLGPGSLLDIGRALEGNERFWALNFRDELHGHVPPPPQGTLQAHLTIMRGCDHHCTYCIVPTTRGPQVSRSPDDILRELDMQLAAGVQEVTLLGQNVNAYGVDQGAQLAGYPSFANLLRLVGQSGVRRVKFTTSHPMNFTEDVAAAMADTPAICEFIHLPVQSGSNRVLRRMAREYTREQYLKHVADIRRHLPHAVLATDIIVGFPGETEDDFQDTLALYDEVGYDSAYMFIYSPRPGTPSYTHFADLPREVKTERLGRLVARQKEWSARNNATKVGTVQEVLLRGDAHSSGFLEGHTRGSHPTVVPHAVGADRPGVYRVRIEHATPHMLYGRTVDTAGHDLPLIPATVDTARPEAAALTAPLPMA from the coding sequence GTGGTTACTACGAGAGCACACCTGATCACCTACGGGTGCCAGATGAACGAGTACGACACGCATCTGGTGCAGAGCCAGCTCGTGTCGCTGGGCGCGGACATCGTCTCCAGCGTGGACGAGGCCGATGTCGTGCTGATCAACACCTGCGCCGTGCGCGGCAAGCCGGTCGAGAAGGTGCGGTCGCTGCTGGGCGACCTCCGCAAGATCAAGGCGCGGCGGCCGCTGGTGATCGGCCTGATGGGCTGCCTGGCGCAGCTCGACGAGGGCCAGCAGATCGCGCGGGCCTTCGGGGTGGACATCGTGCTGGGGCCGGGCAGCCTGCTGGATATCGGGAGGGCGCTGGAGGGCAACGAGCGCTTCTGGGCGCTGAACTTCCGGGATGAACTGCACGGGCACGTGCCCCCGCCCCCGCAGGGCACCCTGCAGGCACACCTGACGATCATGCGCGGCTGCGACCACCACTGCACGTATTGCATCGTGCCGACCACGCGCGGCCCGCAGGTCAGCCGCTCGCCCGACGACATCCTGCGCGAACTGGACATGCAGCTGGCCGCCGGGGTGCAGGAGGTCACGCTGCTGGGGCAGAACGTGAACGCCTACGGGGTGGATCAGGGCGCGCAGCTCGCCGGGTATCCCAGCTTCGCCAACCTGCTGCGGCTGGTGGGCCAGAGCGGGGTGCGCCGTGTGAAGTTCACGACCAGCCACCCGATGAACTTCACGGAAGATGTGGCTGCCGCCATGGCCGACACCCCCGCCATCTGCGAATTCATCCACCTGCCCGTGCAGAGCGGCAGCAACCGCGTGCTGCGCCGCATGGCCCGCGAATACACCCGCGAGCAGTACCTGAAGCACGTCGCGGACATCCGCCGCCACCTGCCGCACGCGGTGCTGGCGACCGACATCATTGTGGGCTTCCCCGGCGAGACCGAGGACGACTTTCAGGACACGCTGGCCCTGTACGACGAGGTCGGCTACGACAGCGCATACATGTTCATCTACTCGCCGCGCCCCGGCACGCCCAGCTACACGCACTTTGCCGATCTGCCCCGCGAGGTCAAAACTGAGCGCCTGGGCCGGCTGGTCGCCCGCCAGAAGGAATGGAGCGCGCGCAACAACGCCACGAAGGTCGGCACGGTGCAGGAAGTCCTGCTGCGCGGCGACGCGCATTCCAGCGGCTTTCTGGAGGGCCACACGCGCGGCAGCCACCCCACCGTCGTGCCGCATGCCGTGGGGGCCGACCGCCCCGGCGTCTACCGGGTACGGATCGAGCACGCCACGCCGCACATGCTGTATGGCCGTACGGTCGATACGGCGGGCCACGACCTGCCCCTGATTCCGGCCACCGTCGACACGGCCCGGCCCGAGGCGGCGGCCCTGACGGCTCCCCTGCCCATGGCCTGA
- a CDS encoding HelD family protein, with protein MSSRAPVRLPAYTPHPDFDHESDHLDGTVAAMIRQIEFWENRDNLMGADLETSIILGDEAGEHAAMLSPHVKEPYFGSLKVRVGGREQTLYIGRHGFRDVKGPYTVVSWDSEVGSLFYSDVLGWTPRKGGTGVIRRRRQLDITQKQLLRVTDLYDEDAGGDTGGREEVLLRRLEEGSTAGMRDVVETLQPEQNAAMRAPAGTPVIIQGAAGSGKTTIGFHRLAWLTNSDRGVHQVRPEASMVLMPKKVLAAYAGRILPELGLSGVNVTTPETWAVGLLGLEKLEVTDRTLSLLLTDRDNTRRALAWRRAKLLGDARMLDVIRTHLWTRFNAAITGRGLAEPVEVPGRDPVTLSITDTDLHGLLRDVFAADPLDGYRAGLKRAIEAEALHRLNVPEDAETTVLRQLGTAIQALLGRVFASTTPVTETRRLLASPEALAVSGLLTEREIALLQTDPLSGIPTSRRASADVIEIPLMLTMQAFMGGIGRTVGRTLEVFDHVVLDEAQDYSPLLYALLARATRPGHVTALGDLNQGMHGYKGPSTWEAVQAQLPGAQVLTLNRTYRSTRQITQLGARIAATYNRAAQVQGVDRDGPEVQRYTAPPAEAAELRLLAGAVRDARAAGHTNIAIVTRRGVDADRLSAALRDHDTDAQPITTQEHRYTGGLVILPVNLAKGLEFSAAIVASANAETYDESTEYERRLLYVSASRALHWLALVSVGELHPLIREP; from the coding sequence ATGTCTTCACGTGCTCCAGTCCGGCTTCCTGCCTACACCCCACACCCCGACTTCGACCACGAGAGTGACCACCTGGACGGCACGGTGGCCGCCATGATCCGCCAGATCGAGTTCTGGGAGAACCGCGACAACCTGATGGGCGCGGATCTGGAGACCAGCATCATCCTGGGCGACGAGGCCGGTGAGCACGCGGCCATGCTCTCGCCGCACGTCAAGGAGCCGTACTTCGGCTCGCTGAAGGTGCGCGTGGGGGGCCGCGAGCAGACGCTGTACATCGGTCGCCACGGCTTCCGCGACGTGAAGGGGCCGTACACGGTCGTGTCGTGGGACTCGGAGGTCGGCAGCCTGTTCTATTCCGACGTGCTGGGGTGGACACCGCGCAAGGGCGGCACCGGGGTGATCCGCCGCCGCCGTCAGCTGGACATCACCCAGAAGCAGCTGCTGCGCGTGACCGACCTGTACGACGAGGACGCCGGCGGCGACACCGGGGGCCGTGAGGAGGTGCTGCTGCGCCGGCTGGAGGAGGGCAGCACCGCCGGCATGCGCGACGTGGTCGAGACGCTCCAGCCCGAGCAGAACGCGGCCATGCGGGCTCCGGCCGGCACCCCGGTCATCATCCAGGGGGCGGCGGGCAGCGGCAAGACCACCATCGGCTTTCACCGGCTGGCGTGGCTGACCAATTCCGACCGGGGCGTGCACCAGGTCCGCCCCGAGGCCAGCATGGTGCTCATGCCCAAAAAGGTGCTTGCCGCCTACGCCGGGCGCATCCTGCCGGAACTGGGCCTGAGCGGCGTGAACGTGACCACGCCCGAGACCTGGGCGGTCGGGCTGCTGGGCCTGGAGAAGCTGGAGGTCACGGACCGCACCCTGAGCCTGCTGCTGACGGACCGCGACAACACCCGCCGGGCGCTGGCGTGGCGGCGCGCCAAGCTGCTAGGCGACGCCCGGATGCTCGACGTGATCCGCACCCACCTGTGGACTCGCTTCAACGCCGCCATCACCGGTCGCGGCCTCGCGGAGCCGGTCGAGGTGCCGGGCCGTGACCCCGTCACCCTGAGCATCACCGACACCGACCTGCACGGCCTGCTGCGCGACGTGTTCGCCGCCGATCCCCTGGACGGCTACCGTGCCGGCCTGAAACGGGCGATCGAGGCCGAGGCGCTGCACCGCCTGAACGTCCCCGAGGACGCCGAGACCACCGTGCTGCGGCAGCTCGGCACGGCGATCCAGGCGCTGCTGGGCCGCGTGTTCGCCAGCACCACGCCCGTCACCGAGACCCGCCGCCTGCTCGCCAGCCCGGAGGCCCTGGCCGTGAGTGGCCTGCTGACCGAGCGCGAGATCGCCCTGCTCCAGACCGATCCCCTGAGCGGGATTCCCACCTCGCGCCGGGCCTCGGCCGATGTGATCGAGATTCCGCTGATGCTGACCATGCAGGCCTTCATGGGAGGGATCGGGCGCACGGTGGGCCGCACGCTGGAGGTCTTCGACCACGTGGTGCTCGACGAGGCGCAGGATTACAGCCCCCTGCTGTACGCCCTGCTGGCCCGCGCTACCCGCCCCGGCCATGTCACCGCGCTGGGCGACCTGAATCAGGGCATGCACGGCTACAAGGGCCCCAGCACGTGGGAGGCGGTGCAGGCGCAGCTTCCCGGTGCGCAGGTGCTCACCCTGAACCGCACCTACCGCAGCACCCGCCAGATCACCCAGCTGGGCGCCCGGATCGCCGCCACCTACAACCGCGCCGCCCAGGTGCAGGGCGTCGACCGCGACGGCCCCGAGGTGCAGCGCTACACCGCCCCCCCCGCCGAGGCCGCCGAACTGCGCCTGCTGGCCGGGGCCGTCCGCGATGCCCGCGCCGCCGGGCATACCAACATCGCCATCGTCACGCGGCGTGGGGTGGATGCCGACCGCCTGAGTGCTGCCCTGCGCGACCATGACACCGATGCCCAGCCCATCACCACGCAGGAGCACCGCTATACCGGCGGGCTGGTCATCCTGCCGGTGAACCTCGCCAAGGGGCTGGAGTTCAGTGCCGCGATCGTCGCCAGTGCCAACGCCGAGACCTACGACGAGAGCACCGAGTACGAGCGCCGCCTGCTGTACGTGTCGGCCAGCCGCGCCCTGCACTGGCTGGCGCTGGTCAGCGTGGGCGAACTGCACCCCCTGATCCGCGAACCCTGA
- a CDS encoding glycine--tRNA ligase yields the protein MPATSMEELVSLCKRRGFIFQGSEIYGGLQGFYDYGPLGVELKNNLKAAWWRTNVYERDDMEGLDASIIMHRMVLRHSGHEATFSDPMVDNKKNNKRYRLDHLVKDQKADVIAKVAQAMGQSADNFPAVVAALNASPAQASEALRAAGVRDPFSGEVGEWTEPKPFNMMFKTTIGPVADDESYGYLRPETAQGIFTNFKNVVDSTSRRLPFGIAQIGKAFRNEITPRNFIFRVRELEQMEIEFFCVPGTDEDWHAHWLEKRLTWWEDQGVPRSKIEILDVPKEDLAHYSKRTYDLMYDYPTLGHEEIEGIANRSDYDLGSHTKNQSELGLVASVEENNDSIAKLTIPHPETNKPVVPFVIEPSAGVDRAFLAVLSEAFTKETLENGNERIVLKLRPHLAPIKVAVIPLARNREEITDVAKKIKADLQGLGLGRVLYEDSGNIGKAYRRHDEVGTPFCVTVDFDTVGKGEDAALVDTVTVRDRDTLAQERVKISDLSGWIQAKLR from the coding sequence ATGCCCGCAACATCGATGGAAGAACTCGTCAGTCTGTGCAAGCGCCGTGGATTCATCTTCCAGGGCAGCGAGATCTACGGCGGCCTCCAGGGGTTCTACGACTACGGCCCGCTGGGCGTGGAGCTGAAGAACAACCTGAAAGCCGCGTGGTGGCGCACCAACGTCTACGAGCGCGACGACATGGAGGGCCTGGACGCCAGCATCATCATGCACCGCATGGTGCTGCGCCACAGCGGCCACGAGGCGACCTTCTCCGACCCGATGGTCGACAACAAGAAGAACAACAAGCGCTACCGGCTCGATCACCTCGTCAAGGATCAGAAGGCCGATGTGATCGCGAAGGTGGCACAGGCCATGGGCCAGAGCGCCGACAACTTCCCGGCCGTGGTGGCCGCCCTGAACGCCAGCCCGGCGCAGGCCTCCGAGGCGCTGCGGGCGGCGGGCGTACGCGATCCGTTCTCCGGCGAGGTCGGGGAGTGGACAGAGCCCAAGCCCTTCAACATGATGTTCAAGACGACCATCGGCCCGGTCGCGGACGACGAGAGCTACGGCTATCTGCGCCCCGAGACCGCGCAGGGCATCTTCACCAATTTCAAGAACGTGGTGGACAGCACCAGCCGTCGCCTGCCCTTCGGGATCGCGCAGATCGGCAAGGCCTTTCGCAACGAGATCACGCCACGCAATTTCATCTTCCGCGTGCGCGAGCTGGAGCAGATGGAGATCGAGTTCTTCTGCGTTCCCGGCACCGACGAGGACTGGCACGCCCACTGGCTCGAAAAGCGCCTGACGTGGTGGGAGGATCAGGGCGTCCCGCGCAGCAAGATCGAGATCCTGGACGTGCCGAAAGAAGACCTCGCGCACTACTCCAAGCGCACCTACGACCTGATGTACGACTACCCCACCCTGGGACACGAGGAAATCGAGGGCATCGCCAACCGCAGCGACTACGACCTGGGCAGCCACACAAAGAACCAGAGTGAGCTGGGCCTCGTGGCGAGCGTCGAGGAGAACAACGACTCGATCGCGAAACTGACCATCCCGCACCCCGAGACGAACAAGCCGGTCGTGCCCTTCGTGATCGAGCCCTCGGCCGGGGTCGACCGCGCGTTCCTGGCCGTGCTCTCCGAGGCGTTCACGAAGGAGACCCTGGAGAACGGCAACGAGCGCATCGTGCTGAAACTCCGGCCGCACCTCGCGCCGATCAAGGTGGCCGTGATTCCGCTGGCCCGCAACCGCGAGGAGATCACGGACGTGGCGAAGAAGATCAAGGCCGACCTCCAGGGGCTGGGCCTGGGCCGCGTGCTGTACGAGGACTCCGGCAACATCGGCAAGGCCTACCGCCGCCACGACGAGGTGGGCACGCCGTTCTGCGTCACCGTGGACTTCGACACCGTGGGCAAGGGCGAGGACGCCGCGCTGGTCGATACCGTGACCGTCCGCGACCGCGACACGCTGGCCCAGGAGCGCGTGAAGATCAGCGACCTGAGCGGGTGGATTCAGGCGAAACTGCGCTGA